From Rhodococcus sp. B7740, one genomic window encodes:
- a CDS encoding dihydroorotase gives MTAPATSVLLRGVLLYGEGPETDVLIAGEEIAGIGSDLDADGAEVVDARGQILLPGFVDMHTHLREPGREDTETIESGSAAAALGGYTAVFAMANTDPVADSVVVTDHVWRRGQEVGLVDVHPVGAITVGLKGKQLAELATMAAGIGRVKMFSDDGHCVDDPLIMRRALEYSSSLGVLIAQHAEEPRLTVGAVAHEGPTAARLGLAGWPRAAEESIVARDALLARDAGARVHICHASTAGTVELMKWARGQGISITAEVTPHHLLLDDSRLETYDAINKVNPPLREKSDVDALRKGLADGVIDCVATDHAPHAEQDKCCEFSIARPGMLGLETALSIVVDTMVTPGLLDWRGVARVMSERPAQIVGLADQGRPIEVGEIANLTLVDPKASWTVSGKKLASVAHNTPFEDMSFSSKVTTTVLRGRITVRDGVVANRAGE, from the coding sequence GTGACCGCACCTGCGACCTCCGTTCTGCTCCGCGGCGTGCTGCTGTACGGCGAGGGCCCCGAGACCGACGTCCTGATCGCCGGTGAGGAGATCGCGGGGATCGGCTCGGACCTCGACGCCGACGGAGCCGAGGTCGTCGACGCCCGCGGCCAGATACTGCTGCCGGGATTCGTCGACATGCACACGCACCTGCGCGAGCCCGGCCGCGAGGACACCGAAACGATCGAATCCGGTTCGGCCGCAGCAGCTCTGGGCGGCTACACCGCGGTGTTCGCGATGGCGAACACCGACCCGGTCGCCGACTCGGTGGTGGTGACCGACCACGTATGGCGTCGGGGGCAGGAAGTCGGTCTCGTCGACGTCCACCCCGTCGGAGCGATCACCGTCGGATTGAAGGGCAAGCAGCTCGCCGAGCTGGCCACGATGGCCGCGGGAATCGGCCGGGTGAAGATGTTCTCCGACGACGGCCACTGCGTCGACGATCCACTGATCATGCGTCGGGCGCTGGAGTACTCGAGTTCCCTCGGTGTGCTCATCGCTCAGCACGCCGAGGAACCCCGGCTCACCGTCGGTGCCGTCGCACACGAGGGCCCGACGGCGGCGCGACTCGGACTGGCCGGTTGGCCGCGTGCGGCCGAGGAATCGATCGTCGCTCGCGACGCCCTGCTGGCTCGTGACGCAGGTGCGCGGGTGCACATCTGTCACGCATCCACTGCAGGCACCGTCGAGTTGATGAAGTGGGCACGCGGACAGGGTATTTCGATCACCGCCGAGGTAACCCCGCATCACCTGCTGCTCGACGATTCGCGGCTAGAGACGTACGACGCGATCAACAAGGTGAACCCGCCACTACGTGAGAAGTCCGACGTCGACGCCCTGCGTAAGGGCTTGGCGGACGGCGTGATCGATTGTGTGGCAACCGATCACGCTCCGCATGCCGAGCAGGACAAGTGCTGCGAGTTCTCGATCGCTCGTCCCGGAATGCTCGGGCTCGAAACCGCACTGTCCATCGTCGTCGACACGATGGTGACCCCGGGACTGCTCGATTGGCGCGGCGTGGCGCGGGTGATGAGCGAGCGTCCCGCCCAGATCGTCGGATTGGCCGATCAGGGACGGCCCATCGAGGTCGGTGAGATCGCCAACCTCACGCTGGTGGACCCGAAAGCGAGCTGGACGGTCTCCGGCAAGAAGCTGGCCAGCGTCGCACACAACACGCCGTTCGAGGACATGAGCTTCTCCTCGAAGGTGACCACGACGGTGCTGCGCGGGCGAATCACCGTCCGCGATGGAGTCGTGGCGAACAGAGCGGGAGAGTAG
- the carA gene encoding glutamine-hydrolyzing carbamoyl-phosphate synthase small subunit codes for MSSAVLVLEDGRTFRGTTFGAQGRTLGEAVFCTGMTGYQETLTDPSYHRQIVVATAPQIGNTGWNQEDGEAASAQDPNKIWVAGYVVRDPARRTSSWRSTGTLQDQLEAQNVVGIAGIDTRALVRHLRTRGSMRAGVFSGDALGTSDEMLAQVVGQPSMLGADLAGEVTTGAGYTIEPTGDARFTVVAVDLGIKTNTPRMFAERGIRVHVVPSNTTIEQVLELNPDGVFLSNGPGDPATADTSVALTRQVLERELPLFGICFGNQIFGRALGRGTYKMKFGHRGMNIPVIEHTTGRIAITAQNHGFALEGEAGEEFDTDFGRARISHTCANDGTVEGVELIGGSAFSVQYHPEAAAGPHDAAYLFDRFTSVLQEKK; via the coding sequence GTGAGCAGCGCAGTTCTTGTTCTGGAGGACGGCCGGACATTCCGCGGCACCACATTCGGCGCACAGGGGCGCACCCTCGGCGAGGCCGTGTTCTGCACCGGAATGACCGGGTACCAGGAGACTCTCACCGACCCGAGCTATCACCGACAGATCGTCGTCGCGACCGCGCCGCAGATCGGTAACACCGGCTGGAACCAAGAGGACGGCGAAGCTGCAAGCGCGCAGGATCCCAACAAGATCTGGGTCGCCGGCTACGTCGTCCGAGATCCGGCACGCCGCACCTCGAGTTGGCGCTCCACCGGAACGCTGCAGGACCAGCTCGAGGCGCAGAACGTCGTCGGCATCGCCGGAATCGACACGCGAGCCCTGGTCCGGCACCTGCGCACCCGCGGGTCCATGCGTGCGGGAGTGTTCTCGGGCGACGCCCTCGGCACCTCCGACGAGATGCTCGCGCAGGTGGTCGGTCAGCCGTCGATGCTCGGTGCCGACCTCGCCGGTGAAGTGACCACCGGAGCCGGTTACACCATCGAGCCGACCGGGGATGCTCGATTCACCGTCGTCGCAGTCGATCTCGGTATCAAGACCAACACCCCGCGGATGTTCGCCGAGCGCGGTATCCGCGTGCACGTGGTGCCGTCGAACACCACCATCGAGCAGGTTCTGGAACTGAACCCCGACGGTGTCTTCCTGTCGAACGGACCGGGCGACCCGGCCACGGCCGACACCAGCGTCGCGCTGACCAGGCAAGTGCTCGAGCGTGAGCTGCCGCTGTTCGGTATCTGCTTCGGAAACCAGATCTTCGGGCGCGCACTCGGCCGTGGCACCTACAAGATGAAGTTCGGCCACCGCGGGATGAACATCCCGGTCATCGAGCACACCACCGGCCGCATCGCGATCACCGCGCAGAACCACGGATTCGCACTCGAAGGCGAAGCGGGCGAGGAGTTCGACACCGACTTCGGCCGAGCCCGGATCAGCCACACCTGCGCCAACGACGGCACCGTCGAGGGCGTCGAGCTGATCGGCGGTAGCGCCTTCTCCGTGCAGTACCACCCCGAGGCCGCGGCCGGTCCACACGACGCCGCCTACCTCTTCGACCGTTTCACCAGCGTCCTTCAGGAGAAGAAGTAA
- a CDS encoding PH-like domain-containing protein, producing the protein MDRVLIVIGFILFWALMIALIFWGWRGRQKRQEERIGDFPAVPDDLGATLVEPSTGLYVGSTIAPSWQDRIAVGDIGHRATGELSRHEKGILLDRDGESPIWIPAESIRAIRTERGLAGKVMTKDGLLVIRWELPTGTEIDTGFRADDKQIYPVWTASSTGETKEETA; encoded by the coding sequence GTGGACAGAGTTCTCATCGTCATCGGATTCATCCTGTTCTGGGCACTGATGATCGCGCTGATCTTCTGGGGTTGGCGAGGACGGCAGAAGCGCCAGGAAGAGCGAATCGGTGACTTCCCGGCCGTGCCGGACGATCTGGGAGCAACCCTCGTCGAGCCGAGCACCGGCCTGTACGTCGGCAGCACCATCGCGCCGAGCTGGCAGGACCGCATCGCCGTCGGCGACATCGGCCACCGCGCCACCGGTGAACTGTCCCGACACGAGAAGGGCATCCTGCTCGACCGAGACGGTGAATCTCCCATCTGGATCCCGGCGGAATCGATCCGCGCGATCCGCACCGAACGCGGGTTGGCAGGCAAGGTCATGACCAAGGACGGGCTCCTGGTCATTCGCTGGGAGCTGCCGACGGGGACCGAGATAGACACCGGCTTCCGGGCCGACGACAAGCAGATCTACCCGGTGTGGACAGCGAGTTCCACCGGAGAAACCAAGGAGGAAACCGCGTGA